A stretch of Halichondria panicea chromosome 1, odHalPani1.1, whole genome shotgun sequence DNA encodes these proteins:
- the LOC135347449 gene encoding complement factor H-like gives MSSTCENVGGVGTWKPDTNITCRDMPVNCSLPKKPSNGTIVNYESLNETVSEGTVLTYQCDNGLSLTGPNTITCTNAGVWSTEPEAIVCVLEYYISATLSTGAAIVISVIITFIVTLVTGFLTGLLVMHLCSRKKAAEGQANVGPTVPAGPVYEEVSPKMEIELYSNHASI, from the exons ATGTCCAGTACGTGTGAAaatgtgggtggagtgggaaCTTGGAAGCCGGACACGAACATCACATGCAGAGATATGCCTG TCAACTGCTCTCTACCCAAAAAGCCATCCAACGGAACTATAGTGAACTATGAGAGTTTGAATGAGACAGTGtcggagggaacagtgctgacttaccagtgtgacaatggactctcactgactggacccaacaccatcacttgcactaatgctggtGTCTGGAGTactgagcctgaggcaatcGTGTGTGTACTTGAAT ATTATATTTCCGCCACCTTATCCACTGGTGCTGCTATCGTTATAAGTGTGatcatcactttcattgtgacTCTAGTCACTGGGTTCCTCACTGGACTCTTAGTGATGCACCTTTGCTCCCGTAAGAAGGCAGctgaaggacaagctaacgtaggacccactgtaccagctggtcctgtttatgaggaggtgtcacccaaaatGGAAATTGAGCTATATAGTAACCATGCAAGCATATGA
- the LOC135350567 gene encoding uncharacterized protein LOC135350567, producing MQLQTVIICSTQLFVLAAATLTSTPTVACPGDTVTFTCTLPGSLIRWKVTPPKVQGPSFRLTLIFTGSGNVAVTEGNPAFRGVLTDSSRGMLTATLTSLSEASIVEGTMALCEGASSQEGPLTITVADSPSPPLNPRVSSSAQNQLSSSNINLEWDLPSSTGGVSVSYVLTISPTPLSGSPVTVETTSAQITVSYNTPYNVTIRAVNCAGMSDDDVMIMILPIVTCPSNPTPANRVTINSAPPLPALV from the exons ATGCAGCTACAAACAGTTATTATTTGCAGCACCCAGCTGTTCGTACTGGCTGCTG CCACTCTGACATCCACTCCCACTGTGGCCTGTCCTGGTGACACTGTCACCTTCACCTGCACTCTGCCTGGTAGTCTCATACGATGGAAAGTCACTCCTCCAAAAGTTCAAGGACCTTCGTTTAGATTGACTTTAATATTCACCGGTAGTGGAAATGTCGCTGTGACTGAGGGTAATCCAGCATTCCGTGGTGTTCTCACTGATTCCAGTAGAGGAATGCTCACTGCCACTCTCACCTCACTGTCTGAGGCCTCCATTGTAGAAGGTACTATGGCGTTGTGTGAGGGAGCAAGCTCACAAGAGGGTCCTCTCACTATCACTGTGGCTG ATTCACCCTCCCCTCCACTGAATCCAAGGGTGTCCTCCTCAGCCCAAAATCAACTCAGCTCCTCTAATATCAATCTGGAGTGGGACCttccctcctctactggtggtgtgtctgtcagctatgTCCTCACCATCTCTCCAACACCTCTCTCCGGGTCACCAGTCACCGTGGAGACCACCTCAGCACAGATAACTGTCTCCTACAACACTCCCTACAATGTGACAATAagagctgtcaactgtgctGGAATGAGTGATGATGATGTGATGATTATGATTCTTCCTATTG TTACCTGCCCCTCCAACCCAACACCTGCGAACAGAGTTACCATCAATAGTGCTCCGCCACTGCCTGCACTAGTATAG